From the genome of Bicyclus anynana chromosome 26, ilBicAnyn1.1, whole genome shotgun sequence:
TCGATACATTAACGAGGCTCGAACTCATGACACGGATATAAAGTCCGCGCGTTTACCAACCAAGCCACGATCGCATTTACGCAATCATTTTGAAAAAGTCTGACAGAATGAAGTACGGTGAAATGTTCGATAACATGagggtatatttttaaatgtagaaaagttattattatgcAAATGTAAGAAAAACACTTTTACACCACTGTTATAGTATGATTTTGAATCGGGAAAAACTGAAGAAAACACTTTCTTTTACAACAAACAAAAGTTATGTGCCACTGATCTTGAAATAATCGTCTTGAGATGCGGTGATTACGGTACGTAAACAGGGATATATTCCAGTTGATATTGAGTTTCGCCTTTTGACAACACAAATAGATGAATTATCACAGAATAACTAATGATTTTAGGTAAACTTTGTGTACTTTTATGAgattaatactataaaaaagaaatttaaaaatacgatAGCTGATTTGACGTGTTTACATGATGAGTTGACTTTGACAGATGCTACAATCTGTCGCCTGAACGTCAACACAACAACaactaatatgtttttttttgctcgCTAGAGGAAGTGGTGAACGCACGTGTTAGTGAGTCTTCGGTgattttttcggtttttttgtgtatattttcacagtttaaatagttattattgtGTTATTAACAACCCTACTGGTgctggtaatataatattattaaatcatgGAGATAGATCCAGATCCCAAGCCCCCTGACCCGGGAATCGGGTCACGAAAACGTCCTGGAGAGGAACGAGTTTCTTCTTCCTCCTCCAAAAAACCCAACGATACTCAATCCTCTCCATCCATCcaaaacacatacatacatccTTCCTTCGCCAATGGCCCCAGGTTGTATTCTGTGGACGACAAAGGTCCATTCATTGTACAGGTTTCCCGGGAACTCGAAGACCCAACATCAGGCGCCTCTATAAGAGCCATTACTTTCGGccaatttttacataaaaataaaataacgtcGGTTGTTAGAGACGGCGTTAAAAATGTAGGTCGTAACAAAATCCTTGTGGAGTTTTCAACTCCACAAGCAGCCAATGATTTCCTTAATAACCAAATACTAACACTCTGTAAATATAAAGCTACCATCCCCACTTATAATGTATCTCGTATGGGTCTTGTAAAAGGAGTTCCCGTGGACTGGTCCATGGATGAGCTTGTGGAGTCTCTAGAACTCCCCACTGGTTGTGGGATTGTACTGAAAGCCAGACGGCTGAATAGAAAAACAACCAGTGAGGGTACTACCACCTGGGTGCCAACACAAACCGTCGTTATGACTTTCAGAGGGCAGATGCTCCCTGAAAGAATATACTCCTATTATTCTTCACTCACAGTAGAAATCTATAAATTTCCCACCATCCAGTGCCAAAACTGTTGTCGTTTTGGCCACATCAAGTTGTCTTGCCGGTCCAAGCCTAGGTGCTACAGGTGTGCTCAGCCCCACTCAGGAGATTCTTGCCCAGTACCTGCAAATCTATCCACATGCCTACACTGCTCAGGAAAACATTTTGCTATAGACAAGGACTGCCCAGAATTCTCACGCCAACAGTCTATAAAATTAGTAATGTCTCAAGATAATATCTCGTATATGGAGGCGGCAACTCAGTTCCCTCCTGTCCGTCGCTCATACTCAGAAATCACTAAAGATTCCCCTCCTACTAACTCTATGAGGACCCCTCCGAGACCTCAACCTTCTCCGAAATCCTCCTATCGACAAACTATATTTCGTTCCCCGCGTCCTCGAGCCCCCTTAGCGAAAGGGTATGACAAAAGAGCCCACCAAGATATTATTGGTGGATGCTCATCACCCCTCCCTAATGGTTGCGCTTTGAATGTTGACCAAGTTGATACCCCTCCCACCCAGGGCAGAATTCTAGAAATTCTGTCCGAGTTCCTAGTTAATATAATTACTCCATGTAGTGAAATCCCTTTACCGCCCAACGTTGCCCATAACCTATCCCAACTCTTTAAAATCCTTAACAATGGACCCAACAACCCTACTTCAATGGAACTGTAGAAGCTTACGTTCCAAAAAACACGAATTATTATCCCTCATAAATCTGCATAACCCTGTCATCATTGCCGTCTCGGAAACATGGCTGATTCCAGGTTCTCGTTTTCGGGTTCCAGGTTTCTCCTGCTTGCGGGACGACAGAGATGACGGTTGTGCTGGTAGTGCCTTCCTTATGAAGCACTCCATTCCTTATTCCCAAATCCCTCTCCCTCCCCACAGCCAACAGTTTAATGCTGTGGCTGTTCGGTGTCtagatatttcttttgtatCTCTGTATATTCCTCACCCTTCTTCTTCTGTTTTTCCTGAAATTCAATCTATCCTATCTTCTCTTCCCAGTCCGGTCATAGTCATGGGTGACTTCAACACTCACCACACTATGTGGGGGTGTCATGCCACTGATGGGCTTGCTCCTATGCTGATAGATATACTGGACGATGTTAACCTGTGCATCCTCAACGATGGTTCTCCTACACGTCGAGTATACCCTGGTCAGAATCCAAAATCAGCAGTGGACCTTACCCTTTGCTCCTCGAACCTGGCTTCCCAAATGAATTGGAGAGTGCTGCCGTCCACCCATGGCAGTGACCATTTTCCTATTATCATCTCATTAAATAATAGATCCGTTCCAATCCCCAACTATGATCCTCTTTtgaaatataaacttaaaaaagccAATTGGGCAGCATACGCCCAATCGGTTGACTGCATGATTGACTCCCTGCCAAGTCTTGAGATTGACGGAAATTCTATGATTTGTTATGAATCTTTTCTAAATTGTCTTAAATGTTCGGCTGATTCACATATCCCTAAAAAACATCCTCCCAAAAAACACATGCTTTCACCTCCCTGGTGGGATGATGAATGCAGCGATTTATTTAGGGAAAGAACTAATGCAGAGGAGACATACTCATCTTGTATGTCCCTAGAAAATTTTTTAGACTACCAAAAACTTGATGCTAAAGCCAAAAGGGTTGTatcgaaaaagaaaaagttaggTTGGATGAGTTTCTGTGAATCCCTTAACCCTCGCTCTCCTTCCTCTATTGTAtggacaaatattagaagattccGCCGTTCCCTCAACCATGTTGACAGAACCTCCAATAATCCCTCCGATTGGCTTAACAACTTTGCAAACAAACTGGCTCCACCTTCTATTCCTAATGAGGATTTATTTCTGACTTCTACGCCAGCTCCAACCTCTGATGAAATGGATGCCCCCTTTTCACTCTCTGAGCTTCAAATGGCTCTCAGTGGTCTAAAAGACACAACACCAGGGGAAGATGGCGTGCCTTACTCTTTCCTAACTAATCTAAATGACAAAGCTAAATCCTATTTTCTTAGtcttattaataattgttttgaaTCCGGTTCTATCCCTGATTCCTGGAAATCCCAAATTGTCATTCCCCTACTCAAACCTGGTAAAGATCCACTAAATTCAAATTCCTACAGACCCATAGCTTTGTCATCTACATTAGCTAAGGTGACGGAACACCTGCTTAAAAATAGATTGGAATGGATAGTGGAAAGCAGAAATATTCTACCCTCTTCGCAATTTGGATTTCGGAAGGGTATGAGTACTACAGACAGCCTCAGCATATTGACAACAGACATTCGGTTAGCCTTTACAAAAGGAGAGTACCTTGTGGGTGTCTTCCTTGATATTGCTTCTGCATATGACAATGTCCTTCTTCCGGTGCTCAGGCATAAACTGCTCAAGCTGAGTATTCCTCCGAGGATGGTACATTTCATATGTAATCTGTTATTTGGCAGATCCATTCTAGTTAAACACCAGTCTTCCTGTCTTCCCCCCCGGCTAGTCTGGAAAGGTCTTCCTCAAGGCTCAGTTCTCAGCCCTCTGCTATATAGCATATATACCCATGATCTTGAACTGTCTGTAAATAGTTTCTGTAACATTTTGCAATATGCTGATGATATAGTCCTCTATCACAGCTCAGGCAGTATAGAAGAAGTATCCTGTCGCTTAAATTCTGCTTTATATTATCTAAACCAGTGGCTGTCTGACCATGGTCTGTCCCTCTCAGTGGACAAATGTCAGGCAGTGAGGTTTACCAGGAAAAGATCCCTCCCTGACTTTTTTATTGAGGGTCAACCAATCAACCTTGAAGATAATGTCAAATTCTTGGGCATTAATTTAGATAATCGACTGAACGGATTGGCTCATTGTGAATATGtggttaaaaaatgtgaaaagggCATTAATGTTTTAAGAGCAGTTGCTGGGGTCTGGTGGGGTGCTCACCCTTACTCACTTAAATTATTGTACAATTCCCTAGTTAGAAGCTATATGGattactgtttgtttgttatggatCCTTTTAACAAAGCAGGTtgcgaaaaattaaataaaattcaatttaaatgccTTAGAATTATTCTAGGAGCAATGAAATCTTCCCCCACTAATGCCTTACAGGTAGAATGTGTTGACCCTCCTTTATCTATCCGTCGCCAATATCTTTGTGACCGGTATGTTAGCAAGGTGTTACAGTTATCATCACATCCTCTTTGgcccaaattaattcaattGTCCCGCACTCCCCACTGTCGTTACTCCTCTTCCTATTTACTAGACAGCTTCATGAAATTTAATAGCCTCCCTCATCCTATATCAAAATTCCAATATAACCCACTTTTTTCCACGCCATATAAAGCTCTGTTATATAACCCCCCTATCATCACAGATTTTGGCCTAGTTAAAGGAGCCCCAGATACTAGCATTAAATTTCAAGccattattaatcaaaattggtcaaatcATCTACATATTTATACTGATGCATCAAAGTTATCCCCAGATGGATGTGTTGGTGCTGCCTGTTGGGTTCCCAGGtataagataatattaaaattcaaatgtcCTCCCGAGTCTTCTGTGTTCACAGGAGAAGCCACTGCTATATTGGAAGCAGTCCTGTTTGCACAGTCCCATAACATTCAACAGACGGTTATTTTTACAGACTCATTAAGTTGTTTATTGTCCATTAAAGAAAACCCATTCAAAAGCAAATCAAGGTTTCACATAATCTTAAAGATCAGGCAAGCTCTGCTGTCAAGTTATCAAAGAGGTCTATCCATCTTGCTTGTTTGGATCCCAAGCCACTCCGGAATCCCTGGAAATGAGACTGCCGATTCATGTGCAAAAGCTGCCGTGATTACTGGCTCCCTtgagtattttgaaaattcttcgcAAGACTTGACTGCCCTGGCTAAAACTTATCTGGATAGATCTTGGGAGTCCTTCTGGAATGAATCAAAATTGGTGAAAGGCAAACATTATTCATCTATCCAACCAAATATACCAAGACGTCCCtggtttttctttcaaaaaatgacTGAACGTTGGGTTCTTACAACTATTTCTCGTTTGCGTCTTGGTCACTCATGTACACCTGTGCATCTAAACAAGCTCCGGATTAGGGATAACTCTATCTGTGAGTGTGGTTTGGATGAAGGCACTGTTACTCATCTCCTTTTTAACTGTCCCAGACTTCTTCATCCTCTCTATGACATTCTTCCCCCAAAAGTCCCTCGTCCTTTAagtgttaaatgtttgttaatgtttgtgtttagtccatattgtagatttttatgtaaatatgtagaatgtaataagattaaattgtaatatatgtttatactatgtaaattattttaaatattttgttaatattaatatatgttatttgtgttgttATAGGTTAGgaactaacaaaaatattatgtaatagtaaCTATCTAGTAGATTCTCAAAATTGAACTTGTCAGCTCTCACTGAACAATCTCCTTCGTGCCTTCTCCATCTACTCGACACTGGCGAGATAAACCGTGcccagttggcacaaatgaaagccattaagaagaattgaattgaacaaCTAATATTCTGCCAGTACAGTAATGTTGTCGCACACGGCTTCACCCGCGGAGATGTCATCACTCCACATTGTATTCAATGCTATTGCTTCAGATTATTTACGATAGGTACTGGCCTAGAGCGCTCTACACTACACATCCGCCACTGCTCGGAACATCAGCTATCTGCTAGTGGGCAGTGATAGTCCCGTCAAAATATGTCCAGCCGTTTCatatactagcagacacacATTTAAAACagacacaaaacaaaaattgtttcaAATAAGTACTGTATACATACACTCTATCAAACAGTtagtttaattgtatttatttgaatagatttagaaatagcAACAGAAGAAAGGATGTTGACATATACAATACTAACAGTTCCTGTGCCATTTGTCAGTGTCACTCACCTACAGCCGGAGCGCAGCCTGCAGCCGGGGGAGGCTCATCGCTCAGCCTCTGACTCCCTGTCCTGTGGAACAGCAACAGAATGTGAGTCTGAGCTGGGACGTAGTGCACAAGCAGTGTTGTGTCATGACATTAGTGTccttgtatactgacttgttctgcagcacgagtgagtcaccgctgcggctcacagctgcacgaggctcgcacacttgtgatgcatcacatgcagcgtcgttgtatactgacttgttctgcagcacgagtgagtcaccgctgcggctcacagctgcacgaggctcgcacacttgtgatgcatcacatgcagcgtcgttgtatactgacttgttctgcagcacgagtgagtcaccgctgcgactcacagctgcacgaggctcgcacacttgtgatgcatcacatgcagcgtcgttgtatactgacttgttctgcagcacgagtgagtcaccgctgcggctcacagctgcacgaggctcgcacacttgtgatgcatcacatgcagcgtcctTGTATAcggacttgttctgcagcacgagtgagtcaccgctgcggctcacagctgcacgaggctcgctcacttgtgatgcatcacatgcagcgtcgttgtatactgacttgttctgcagcacaagtgagtcaccgctgcggctcacagctgcacgaggctcgcacacttgtgatgcatcacatgcagcgtcgttgtatactgacttgttctgcagcacgagtgagtcaccgctgcggctcacagctgcacgaggctcgcacacttgtgatgcatcacatgcagcgtcgttgtatactgacttgttctgcagcacgagtgagtcaccgctgcggctcacagctgcacgaggctcgcacacttgtgatgcatcacatgcagcgtcgccGCCAGCGTCCTGCCAAATACAAAACTCATTCACACGTCTGTCCACACATGTCCAGAGGACATTGTATGATAGATATGCAGAGGCCATATACCACCTCGGTCGAGAAGCGCACAACAGTCTCACCTGGAGATGCATGATCATATGTTCATAGTATGCATTCTCTTCCACAAATTCTTGCAAACAAATTGTACATCCGAAGGTAATACTTTCACTCTTTATGTAACTCTTTATTTCAATCTCATGTTTTGCAACTGCAGTGCAGGAAGTTGCTGCTCTTCTATGATGAGCTTCACTCACAGCCTCAGCCAGTGGATCCTCTTCTAACTTGATGCTTATATCGTATTCCTCCTTGGATACACAATGATTGTCTTGTGCCAAGTTATCAGCACTCGACATGGAGTCAGAACTGCGTTCTTTCTTCACCACAACTGTTGCAACATCTCCCACTACAGATTCCTCTGCTGCTGTCTGCTCCTCTTCATCAGTGTGATCTATGTACAAGTCACAATGGTTAGCTCCTAATGTTGTTTGTGTCAAATTACACTTCAGATGTGCAGTTGTGCAGTTCATCAATTCTTTGTGTTGTATAGTATTCTGaaacaaggtcaatgttaacaccAAACAATCAACTCCTCAAGTAAGGTAACaagacataattatgtatttcaggtttaaatataaatgaaatagttaATACTGAGTACTCACTAATTCATGTTGTTCAACTAAGTCTGTCATCAGTGAATGGGCTCTCAAGCTCAAgtctctaaatctactgaagttaatcaatctctgagcacacagcacacagagtgtttgcttcaggtttcctcgacgacacaactgaaacaactgCACACAATTATGagtgataaaaagaaaaactgagACAAATGTTGACCTATGTTTTATATCCCTTTACAGTTTCAATTAGTACAATTTGATTGTCAACTCACAGACAGTCCAGTTAGCTGTTCATATGCCTCCTCCAACTTGTGTTTACTCATTAGAGACAGCTTGCTGCCAGTGTCCaggcatatcatgcacatcTGTAAATATACCAACAGTTACTTCTACATTACTACTTGCATGTGAGTAATGCTGCTATAAGTATGTCTTAGCACTTTCTTCATctaaattcacaaataaaaacacaacaaactGACCTGCACTATTGAAGGAATAGCATGAGAGTGAATCTGCCTCACACAACTCTCTGTTGTACAAAAGTCGTCATCCAGAAAGTGCTGGGAGCAGACCACAGCAGGGTCGGGCAGGTGATGGTCTTGTGTGCCGAGGGCTCTGAGCCAAGCAGTATGGAGATTGCCTTCACTGGGTACTCTGGAGATCAACATTCATGGTGTACAAAAGAATGCCTACACACATACacaagtataatttatttatgtatagtttAAGCAATATGCTATAAAACATTTACAAGGTTGAGGTTAGCACACAAATTATGAATTCCTTAATGAGAAAGATGCTTGTAGGCTATTACCTTCACACGGGAAATAAactgtaatgattttaaattgcAAAGTACTGGTTGTAGTCTTCACAAATACTCTACAATTTAAAAGTTATTGTAagctaagcttacttgaaataaatcaattttgatttATCTCTTTAACCAAGAATTTGATAAAAAACTAAGCCATAAAACAGTCAATCAGTACACAGAGTGTGAGACAAGGTCATAGTTTTTCTTCTTTCCTAGGCCTTTTCCACACTTGGTTTATATTGTGAGTAGATCATAGTTGTAGCAAAACTTCTACTAGGTAATCTTTATGATAGCTTGTAGAtcttaataaacataataaaactgGTTAACAAAGAGTTGTCTGTGAGGTTGACGGCTGAGGCCGAAATTCACGAGATAAATAATTCTACTCACGCATGAAAGGTAATTCCCGTTCTTTCAGATGTCGACACATTGTCTAAAGTATTTTCGCAGAAAGGCGCGCAGCACCGCACCATAGGTGTGTAGTTCTTCGTCATGATACAATAGTCCTCAACTGATACTGCTCTTTGTTCTCACTGTACACTACTACACCGTTAAAAGGAAACACCTAAGATCAGTTAATATTATCGTTTAATGAATTTACCACAAAATTCATTCACGTTTCACGAGATAAATAACAATGTAAATAAGATTAGTTTATCTTATACTCCGGGATACTTTTCggctttctgtattctgagttttCGGCCTTCTGTTTTTTGGAAGATGTGTCGTAATTAAACGTCCGTATAGACTCTTTTGATTAACTTTAATAgtgcaatattttaatttattactaataATTACAGACACAGAGTACAGACGACGAAATCAAAGATTACAGCAAGGAAGTAGGAACTAGGTATGGACGATACAAAacatatatagatattaaatctatatattGCAGTAATATCAAAATCTATATATCAAAACATTCGGCATCTATATATTTTCTGAAACACTATATTGCCGATGTGACTGAATCGGGCAAATCGTACATGAATCGGATTCAAACCATGTATTCGGCCAAACCCTATATTACAAGTCAAAATGAAACTTATGTCTCAAACCTTAAGGCACTAATTAATTCATTCCAAAAGCAAAATGCGATTCAGcaaaacactatatttttttaatacaagtcaATATGAAACTTATGAGTCACTACATAAGGTACTAATTCAATCATTCCAAAACGCGATTCCgaaaaacactatatttttttaaatacaagtcAATATAGTACTTATCATAAATACATAAGGTTTCAATTGTAGTACAACAAAATGAATGACATATTATGACATCGAAAAAAGAAGTACGTCACAATAATGCAGGGTCTTCTTATAGCaggtattttcaattttctacCATTATATTTACGAACTATTGTTTTAATACCCAAATAGATGGCATCACAATTCACatgtaaatatcattcattgtaGTTTATGTTTCTTTAAACAGATGGCGGAACGAAGAAAATAAAAGAgttatctaataaattaataatcttttattaatttgtaaaaataaaaactaatatgatttaaattgtatattatattcatccaatacaacaaaatgtatgcaacgtttaaataaaacatgaaaaaagaaGTATGTCGATTATTTTCTTAAACCATCGTTTTATTTAACTAAGAGTTGGATTACCCAAATACTCAAATAGATGGCATCGCATGTATCTTCATTATAGTTTATGTTGTTGTAAGCAGATATCCGAAAGAAggaagttaaataattatataggtattgttgtgttgtattaatttgtaataataaattacctacatacaaaaggaaaaaaacCTATAAcgtaatgcattttttttgcaaacCAAAACAAATGAACATGTTATTCACAGGATGGCGAAAAACAATAGGTTCCTTTGGCGCAAACACAGATggcgccaagaaaaaaaaaacaaaattaaaataaaaaggggaaatataaacctttaaaaaaattgacaatcgccataaaacttgaaaaatgtaacctcaagtaaattgttattgtattgCCTCCGAATCAACTAAATCGAGCACATGCTACGTGAATTCGATTCGCTCTCGTACTATCTATTCGGCAAAACACTAGATTACAAGTTAATTTGGTACTTATTACAAACACCTGTAAATTGCTTATTATCTTTTGATTGATAAGTAGACAGgtataccaaaaaaaaagaagtagagTTAGAACAACcgattgtaatttgtttaaaattacaattattttaaaaggaaattaattctataaaataatattttttatattaaacaaacaacaagtaaaatcaagtaaattttatagTACTTAATGTTGTGTAACCATCGcatcaaaaaaacaataaaaataattgtgcgCGCTCTACACTCGAGGCGATAGCGCTATGAATGAACTGCGACTGTAGAGCCCGTTCGCAGGCTTCGCggcttgttaattatttttaaagtcttCCGTGAATTCGAAGACAACCGTATTGTATTccatttttttgacggcctctgtggcgcagtggtaagcgtggtggatttacaagacaagaTTTTTCTTGgtcttggtccaggtctggctgatgtgagacttcggtcgtggctagttaccaccctaccggcaaagacataccgccaagcgaattagcgttccggtacgatgtcggattttcatcctgctcctaagaagttaacccgcttccatctaagattgcatcattactggtgagattgtagtcaagggcctgtagagaaaaataaaatcctccGATGTAACTGAATCGAGCAAATCGTACTTGAATCGGATTCGCTCTCAAACTATGTATTTTCGGCCAAACCCTATATTACAAGTCAATATGAAACTTAAATCTCATTCCATAGagcactaattaatttattccaaaACGCGATTCAGcaaaacactatatttttttcaatacaagtcaatatggtacttataacagagaaataagatttaaattgtaatacaacAAAATGTATGCAAAGGTAATGTCATCAAAAAAAGAGGTACGTCGAATTAATGCAGGGTCAACATTTAtgagatattttcaatttatcaccattatatttACGAACTATTGTTTTAATACCCTAAAAGATGGCATCACaggtaaatatcattcattgtaGTTTATGTTTCTTTAAACAGATGGCGCAACGAAGAAAATAAAGGAATTATATTATCAATTAAGTATTCTTGTAAACataaattacaatgttaacATGTTATTAATAGATGGCGTTAATGGCGCGAACCAATTTGTTCCTTGGCGCAAACATAGATGgcgcaaagaaaaaaaaactttaattcgtaaataaagaagtcggttaattaaataaataaatatataacaaattaaataatcattaaataacttaatataaaaaaggggAAATATATAAACCCTTAAAAAACTTAACCTCAAGTACATAATCTGTGCctcaagtaaattataaatgtattgccATAATCTCACCAGAGCGATAAGGAAGTGACATGAATCCAGTAATACAAGATAGATTCAAACTAATGTATGTTTCAGAAAACATATAGTCttagaaaatatatagtttcaaaaaatatatagtttcagAATCCGAtattcaatatcaatatataGTTTCGATTTGATACACAGAGAATCCGATATTACCCACACCTAgtaggaacatatttactcaggattacagtgtattattggaactTTCATTTGTTTGTGGTCTGTGATTGGAACGAAATCGAAACGAATTTCGAATTTTCGACAATAATTGGTATTTGACAGATGAGTTGACATGACACTTGACTTGACTTGCCACTGCCAGTAACAGTTGACGTTTAgagcttttgttttttaaaaattgtatctaTCTgatgcttagaccattaataactggacttgGAAGttggatcgcacccaaattcaccaacaaaaaagtctgtcgttttttgagggggacgaggtaaactcacacatcgaaaacatttaacaccattaagtatattctgtgtccatacactacacacaactataaatttgactcgcaatacacacacgcgtaatttttacacagactaacaaacacattgccacagtaaaaatatatacaagcagtattgtaactcggctgtatttttgaaataaatacctacaaccaagcggtacgtaaacatgtgatagggctgtccgcctccagcattttaattacatttgccaactttatGTTTCCATTTCgttttgttattgtaaatatactttttttatgtaaacaaataaaatactttgtaaattgtagtaaaataggaagtgattaataaaatgcgtgttcaaatcaaatcaaaaatcatttatttcaagtaggctcagtttacaagcactttagacacgtcagttgactatttgtaaagattctaccaccggttcggaaggcaggttctgctgagaagataccggcaagaaactcaacagttgctcttttgaaaaagacatacagtattataattcacaattgataacaattactgtttacatatcttatagttttacttcctgtgtgaaggtggaagctgatccaacgggctccaagcatctttatcattaaggaactcatcaatgttgtagtaccctcgactaagtaaatgtttttaacacattgcttcaagctatgcattggcaggtccatcacagttgTTTTTAGATTGGTAGATTttaataaggctgatactaatcaatgaccttgaaggataatTTGGTCACAAGCACAACTGACATAATTGAGgttgtcat
Proteins encoded in this window:
- the LOC112055630 gene encoding zinc finger protein 37-like isoform X2, whose translation is MTKNYTPMVRCCAPFCENTLDNVSTSERTGITFHAVPSEGNLHTAWLRALGTQDHHLPDPAVVCSQHFLDDDFCTTESCVRQIHSHAIPSIVQMCMICLDTGSKLSLMSKHKLEEAYEQLTGLSLCRRGNLKQTLCVLCAQRLINFSRFRDLSLRAHSLMTDLVEQHELNTIQHKELMNCTTAHLKCNLTQTTLGANHCDLYIDHTDEEEQTAAEESVVGDVATVVVKKERSSDSMSSADNLAQDNHCVSKEEYDISIKLEEDPLAEAVSEAHHRRAATSCTAVAKHEIEIKSYIKSESITFGCTICLQEFVEENAYYEHMIMHLQDAGGDAACDASQVCEPRAAVSRSGDSLVLQNKSVYNDAACDASQVCEPRAAVSRSGDSLVLQNKSVYNDAACDASQVCEPRAAVSRSGDSLVLQNKSVYNDAACDASQVSEPRAAVSRSGDSLVLQNKSVYKDAACDASQVCEPRAAVSRSGDSLVLQNKTGSQRLSDEPPPAAGCAPAVVAPLSARLAANDESKVQATEGAGAILTSQQILETDIDELDNRSSHSSTKPCTDIYRLTNCVVQLYDIFKKPKKAVLDENPHVRAHTATKPYSCDLCNYKTVHKGSLLRHTITHTGEKPFSCEICSYKCARKSSLLEHIKTHTGEKPFSCEICSYKCALKSHLLQHIKTHTGEKPFSCEICSYKCARKSNLLQHIKTHTGEKPFSCEICSYKCALKNSLLRHIKTHTGDKPFSCEICSYKCALKSSLLHHIKTHTGEKPFSCEICSYKCALKSNLLQHIKTHTGEKPFSCEICCYKCTRKSLLLQHNKTHTGEKPFSCEICNYKCALKSNLLQHIKTHTGEKPFSCEICCYKCTRKSLLLQHIKTHTGEKLSSFQRV
- the LOC112055630 gene encoding oocyte zinc finger protein XlCOF6-like isoform X3 → MTKNYTPMVRCCAPFCENTLDNVSTSERTGITFHAVPSEGNLHTAWLRALGTQDHHLPDPAVVCSQHFLDDDFCTTESCVRQIHSHAIPSIVQMCMICLDTGSKLSLMSKHKLEEAYEQLTGLSLFQLCRRGNLKQTLCVLCAQRLINFSRFRDLSLRAHSLMTDLVEQHELNTIQHKELMNCTTAHLKCNLTQTTLGANHCDLYIDHTDEEEQTAAEESVVGDVATVVVKKERSSDSMSSADNLAQDNHCVSKEEYDISIKLEEDPLAEAVSEAHHRRAATSCTAVAKHEIEIKSYIKSESITFGCTICLQEFVEENAYYEHMIMHLQDAGGDAACDASQVCEPRAAVSRSGDSLVLQNKTGSQRLSDEPPPAAGCAPAVVAPLSARLAANDESKVQATEGAGAILTSQQILETDIDELDNRSSHSSTKPCTDIYRLTNCVVQLYDIFKKPKKAVLDENPHVRAHTATKPYSCDLCNYKTVHKGSLLRHTITHTGEKPFSCEICSYKCARKSSLLEHIKTHTGEKPFSCEICSYKCALKSHLLQHIKTHTGEKPFSCEICSYKCARKSNLLQHIKTHTGEKPFSCEICSYKCALKNSLLRHIKTHTGDKPFSCEICSYKCALKSSLLHHIKTHTGEKPFSCEICSYKCALKSNLLQHIKTHTGEKPFSCEICCYKCTRKSLLLQHNKTHTGEKPFSCEICNYKCALKSNLLQHIKTHTGEKPFSCEICCYKCTRKSLLLQHIKTHTGEKLSSFQRV